In Lycium ferocissimum isolate CSIRO_LF1 chromosome 7, AGI_CSIRO_Lferr_CH_V1, whole genome shotgun sequence, the sequence AGTGATACTGCTATTCAATTAGACCTGATAGCAAAAGTACATGGAATATCAAGTGCTGAAGAATACTTCGTAAAGTTGCCAGACACCTTAAAAGATAAGCGGATATATGGGTCTCTTTTAAATGCCTTTGTGCGGGCTAGAAAGAAGGAGCAAGCTGAATCTTTACTTGATAAAATGAGAAACAGAGGCTACACTGATCATGCTCTTCCATTCAATGTGATGATGACACTCTATATGAACCTTAAAGGCTACGACAAGGTTGAGTCAGTGGTTTCAGAAATGAAGGAGAAACAAATTCCATTAGATATATATTCCTACAATATCTGGTTATCATCATGTGGATCTCAAGGATCTatagaaaaaatggaaaaagtacTCGAACAAATGAATCTGGACACTGAGATCAATCCAAATTGGACTACATTTAGCACTATGGCTACTATGTACATTAAATTGGGGCAGTTGGAAAAAGCTGACGATTCTTTGAAAAAGGTTGAGAGCAGAATCACAGGTCGTGATCGAATTCCATATCACTATCTCATCAGTCTCTATGGTAGTCTTGGTAAAAAGGAAGAGGTTCTCCGGATTTGGGAAACCTACCAGTCGCAGTTCCCAAATATTCCAAACTTGGGTTATCATTCTGTAATATCTTCTTTGGTGAGGTTGGATGACATTGAAGGTGCAGAAAAGATATATGACGAGTGGCTACCTGTTAAGGTGCACTATGATCCTAGAATAGGAAATCTTTTGCTGGGTTATTATGTGAGGAAGGGTTTTCCGGACAAGGCTAGTGCTTTCTTCGACCAGATGGTTGAAGCTGGAGGAAAGCCAAACTCAATGACAATGGAGATTCTTGCTGAAGGACATATCAGGGAACGGAGAATATCTGAGGCGTTGTCGTGCTTGAAGGATGCTGTTTCAACTTTGGGATCAAAGAGCTGGAGACCGAAACCTGCAACTGTATCTTCCATTCTCAGGCTTTGTGAGCAGGAAGAGGATACACAAAGTAAAGAAGCCCTGTTGGAGGTGTTGAAGCAAGTTGGGTGTCTTGATGATGAAAAGTACATGTCATATATTCCATTATCAAATGGTACATTTACCAGTAGTGAGTCAGAAATAGAGAAGGATACATCTGATAATGATGAAGGATCTGAGATACTGCTCGACCAATTGCAAGGAAGCTTGTGATACTTTTTCAATCACTTGCAACGATTTTTCCAGGTACACACATTGGGGGATAATGCCTCATGAAATCGGATTTTTGGTATGTCGATGCTCGAGTAATGTCTGCGTAcatctaccctccccagaccccacctgcTGGGACTATACTAggtattttgttgttgatgataatgatgcaCGAGTAATGCAAGAGTCCGTGTAGAGCTGAGAAGCAATATATTCATGAAAAACACATATCGACTGATTTTGGTTTCTTTTCTTAGGTTTATGAAGATCCATTTCCCTATATATGTAGTTTATTGAACATTTAGTAGAAGTGTATTGTTTTAGCTTCGCCAATCAATACACATGTTTTACCAGGGGTGTCAACAAGTGTGTTGCAGGTTTATTTGTAGATATGAGAATTGTGCATTAATCTATTTGAGGTCAGCTagaaaatttcattttctttctacaCATTGCGTTATGTCACCGACTCATCGTGTACTCTTGAAATTCTCACAAGAATTGTTTCCCAAATGTTCCTCTTTCTGGTCTCTCTGTGTCATGGGTGAGGATACTTTGCACCACTGTATATTGGCTGCTTAACAATTCAACTATAGCTTCTGATGACTTCAACATATTTTGAGGTTTCTGCTTTGCAATGTCTGAGAACAGTTAATGAAACGGGAAAAAACGtttttctttcattcctttttaaGTTCTTGCCAATTCCAGCAGATTTGGTATTGAGGTGTGGTTGATTGGTTTTCTGTAAGTTCTCGATACTTCGAATTCAATTAAGGATCAATCTTAGAAACTTGATAAAGTGAGAGGCGCAAGCGCGCGTTCATGCTGATGGCCAGTAATACATAGACAACTGCGTGTGGCTTCTAAAGAGATAGATAGTTTCGGTGTTTCATGACAATTATTTTGAGTATAGAAGAATTAGCATATGTTGCTGCTATCTCCTAAATACTTGTACTAGACTTtgtacatgattttctttcctttttcttgtacAGTGAGTGGACTCTTCCAATGGAAATACTTTGTTCATGCTATTTCATTTCTTGTAGAACGACATAATTTATCGTATGAAGGATTCTTGTAATGGGGCTAAATGTTTTACCTACAGTTTCAGGCACACGTCACAGACAAACTCTAAGGATCCAGTTGCAAAAAGGAGCTAGGTTGATGACTTTATACAGTAGAAAGATTTCAGATGCCGGACTAGCAGCATTTACTTATCCCCACACTTGAGTTAGTGAGGACTGAGGACTAGATGTTACACTAACTGCTGCGACAACTAGCACTGTGTGTTACTCTATTTTGTCGATACGGATGAAGGAAAAGACTTGCCCCTGCATGCACCAAAACAATAAGTCACGGATTTATGTGAAAACAAGATctaaaaaggaaacaaaactTACTGTGTTTTGTCCAATATATTTCACAGAAAATATATTAGATTGTTCATAATAAGGAGATTATTTCAGAATAAACGGCAATATTTAGGTTCGAGTAGAAGCGAGGTCAGTAGATACCTTAGGAAGCTTGCCAAACCCGTAAGCAAGTTCCCTTGTagcttcatcttcatcaactgCTCAGTCTTTCAtttcaaaaaatcaaactttGGATGTCACGCACTTTTTACCATGCGTTTGTTTTTTCCTTCATTCATTTTagcagttacatattttatggcTTTATTCCGATCCACGGTGATGGAAGTTCAAGTTAATACCCTTATTTATCCACTTTTGTCAGAAAGTGTAAGCAGTAGTTTGTTAATGTCAACGACAGAGATGCAACACTAATAAAATGTGTGATATTTTTAGACCAATCGTTGAACCCCACCACAAGGAACAAATCAAGTTGGGGTATCATGCCAAGTTATACTCTCGACAAACTAAGCATTAAAGGCTTAACTTTAGGACTCAATTCTTCGGTAGAAACATATAATAGTAGCTAATACGAGAGGTAGGAAAACCGTCGGTGATggcatcattttcattatcatGTGGCTTCAACCACATTCCGGTGGCATGTTTTGCTCGTGACAAAATGAGTATAAAACATCGCCCTATTTTCGTttacaaaaatataatttaGTTATTTTGGCGTAATAAAGTAAAAGTTGAGCGACTATCGGTTAAATTAACACCTAAATATCCATAGATGGTGCTAACAAGTAatttaatttgaattaaaatatgacaagaagaagaaaatatattgaatCAAAATGGAATTTCCATAAGGGAAAAGGTGGTAAAAGTAAaacagaaagaaaataaaaagatgcAGAAGGCTATTTCAAGGTGGGCGCTGGGTGAGGCCCATGGTTTTGCGGAATGATATGGACGTAGTTTtcgaaaatatatttttttaagacaAACAAATATCTATGTTTGTTTTGCGAATAAACATTTCGGTTTTGGAACATACTGTTTTTGTCACTTATAATTCCTTTGGAAAATGGAACTTTAATTTAACTCTTTTGAATTCAAATTGCATACGTTAATTGGTGGAGCCGCAGTCCCTTTCCCTCTAAACGCATTTGAAACTAGAATGatatatacacttttatactaTTTCAAAATTTCTAAGTTTCAttgtatttttaataaaatactcTTATAGTATTAACATGACATATTAAAAATCACGAGCTACTTGTATTTGTGGGTTGTGGcatgttataaatatttaaattaacaacaacaacatacacagtgtaattccacaagtaGAGTTTGAGAAAGGTAGAATGTACGCGGATCTtcactttaaattttttggaatacagagaaaaatttaatttattcattgtaattttttttttttttaaaactttgcgtccaatcaacaatatcatatgcCTCAATAAAACAGACTATTATTCTGTTTATACTAAAACATATCGTTGTGACATGACTATTAAATTCAATGATCACACTCACAGACATAGATACAAACAAATATTTGGTGGCGAGGGATGCGGGAAGGCATGAGATTAGGGTAGCCATGAGGGGATCACAATATCACATGGAGAGGACAGGACACATTGGTTGAAAATGTATCACTTACAAAGAAGctaatgtatgtatatatatttgtataaagTATTGTATACtcttaaattttataaatagaGTAGCTCAAAAATATGGAGAACCTCTCTCTTACAAGACATGCTTTGCTCTTGTTTCACTCCAAGGCAAAAACTGCCCttttcttaatatcatttttcttttggtggGGTTGGGGATAGGTACCTATTTTagtgtttttctttaaaaaaattattttatgatattCAGAACGTATTGCCAACTAATTTGAATTCGAACGGATACGTCCAGTAAAGAAGGTAATTAATCGCTCCTTATCAAAAGTTTTCCCCATCCTTAAATTCTAACCAGACCTTTGATTGAGAGTGAAGGAATCCTAAATATTCCTAGCTCAATGAAGTTAAGTTGTTTCGTTTGTGGGAAGTTATATTGATCTACTTTTAGGgtgacttttgaaatttaaaaagaaaagttctTCTTGTACTTTTTGGACTTAGAAACCATAAGTTTACCGTGACTTGCAATTTTAATACAAAAATGATT encodes:
- the LOC132064159 gene encoding pentatricopeptide repeat-containing protein At1g02150, which gives rise to MLLQPTTTIKPPHHKTENHVSFSSSLSYSLSLPYGFCNFGGGFTKPLTCPKNHSVIISCSSISQVHSYGTVDYERRPIVKWNTIYKRISMNDGPERGSVSVLNQWENEGKKVTKWELSRVIKELRKFRRYKLALEVYEWMNNRAERFRLTTSDTAIQLDLIAKVHGISSAEEYFVKLPDTLKDKRIYGSLLNAFVRARKKEQAESLLDKMRNRGYTDHALPFNVMMTLYMNLKGYDKVESVVSEMKEKQIPLDIYSYNIWLSSCGSQGSIEKMEKVLEQMNLDTEINPNWTTFSTMATMYIKLGQLEKADDSLKKVESRITGRDRIPYHYLISLYGSLGKKEEVLRIWETYQSQFPNIPNLGYHSVISSLVRLDDIEGAEKIYDEWLPVKVHYDPRIGNLLLGYYVRKGFPDKASAFFDQMVEAGGKPNSMTMEILAEGHIRERRISEALSCLKDAVSTLGSKSWRPKPATVSSILRLCEQEEDTQSKEALLEVLKQVGCLDDEKYMSYIPLSNGTFTSSESEIEKDTSDNDEGSEILLDQLQGSL